Proteins from one Neodiprion fabricii isolate iyNeoFabr1 chromosome 5, iyNeoFabr1.1, whole genome shotgun sequence genomic window:
- the LOC124184097 gene encoding heat shock factor 2-binding protein-like isoform X1 — MMLLQCLDLRLYSRKVMHQSTFCASLGAVLGNLVWHASRFPHVVELWLSKFQAKLGEFLCIVNGTFVSFINTYGSVFPSENSDEFQFVKGLCGIVTNLSASPGGRQFLVTHPNGKNLLQKMVKLMPVVPLPTGNSLARLILMLLYNVSINKSGLQYLIELRICQILGPYLSDSISAELKHLSLRLLQSITFELRDELTIDDILTKVTVTRIQELVKTETEIVSSIAKEVILNLKNCQSSLIYDGRFCQDRLGRNISSSRY; from the exons ATGATGTTACTGCAATGTTTGGACCTCAGGCTGTATTCAAGAAAG GTAATGCATCAAAGTACATTTTGTGCCAGCCTTGGAGCTGTGCTAGGAAATTTGGTATGGCATGCGTCCCGCTTTCCTCATGTTGTAGAATTATGGCTATCCAAG TTTCAGGCAAAACTTGGGGAGTTCTTGTGCATTGTAAATGGAACCTTCGTTTCCTTTATAAACACGTATGGTTCTGTATTTCCCTCTGAGAACAGCGATGAGTTTCAATTTGTAAAGGGTCTCTGTGGTATCGTGACAAATCTATCGGCAAGCCCTGGAGGTCGTCAGTTTTTGGTTACACAtccaaatggaaaaaatttgctgCAGAAGATGGTAAAACTGATGCCTGTGGTACCGTTACCTACGGGCAACTCGTTAGCAAG ATTGATCTTGATGCTTTTGTACAATGTCAGTATAAATAAATCAGGCCTGCAATATTTGATAGAACTTCGTATCTGTCAAATACTTGGCCCATACCTCAGTGATTCAATTTCGGCTGAACTGAAGCACCTCTCCTTGCGACTACTGCAATCTATTACCTTCGAGCTTAGAGATGAATTGACCATTGATGATATTCTAACGAAAGTCACTGTAACAAGAATTCAAGAACTTGTAAAAACAGAAACGGAAATAGTTTCATCAATTGCCAAAGAGGTCATTTTAAATCTCAAAAACTGCCAATCTTCTCTTATCTATGACGGACGTTTTTGTCAAGATCGACTCG GACGCAATATATCATCTAGCAGATACTAA
- the LOC124184097 gene encoding heat shock factor 2-binding protein-like isoform X2: MHQSTFCASLGAVLGNLVWHASRFPHVVELWLSKFQAKLGEFLCIVNGTFVSFINTYGSVFPSENSDEFQFVKGLCGIVTNLSASPGGRQFLVTHPNGKNLLQKMVKLMPVVPLPTGNSLARLILMLLYNVSINKSGLQYLIELRICQILGPYLSDSISAELKHLSLRLLQSITFELRDELTIDDILTKVTVTRIQELVKTETEIVSSIAKEVILNLKNCQSSLIYDGRFCQDRLGRNISSSRY, from the exons ATGCATCAAAGTACATTTTGTGCCAGCCTTGGAGCTGTGCTAGGAAATTTGGTATGGCATGCGTCCCGCTTTCCTCATGTTGTAGAATTATGGCTATCCAAG TTTCAGGCAAAACTTGGGGAGTTCTTGTGCATTGTAAATGGAACCTTCGTTTCCTTTATAAACACGTATGGTTCTGTATTTCCCTCTGAGAACAGCGATGAGTTTCAATTTGTAAAGGGTCTCTGTGGTATCGTGACAAATCTATCGGCAAGCCCTGGAGGTCGTCAGTTTTTGGTTACACAtccaaatggaaaaaatttgctgCAGAAGATGGTAAAACTGATGCCTGTGGTACCGTTACCTACGGGCAACTCGTTAGCAAG ATTGATCTTGATGCTTTTGTACAATGTCAGTATAAATAAATCAGGCCTGCAATATTTGATAGAACTTCGTATCTGTCAAATACTTGGCCCATACCTCAGTGATTCAATTTCGGCTGAACTGAAGCACCTCTCCTTGCGACTACTGCAATCTATTACCTTCGAGCTTAGAGATGAATTGACCATTGATGATATTCTAACGAAAGTCACTGTAACAAGAATTCAAGAACTTGTAAAAACAGAAACGGAAATAGTTTCATCAATTGCCAAAGAGGTCATTTTAAATCTCAAAAACTGCCAATCTTCTCTTATCTATGACGGACGTTTTTGTCAAGATCGACTCG GACGCAATATATCATCTAGCAGATACTAA
- the LOC124184097 gene encoding uncharacterized protein LOC124184097 isoform X3 — MHGDSLCKPEVMEEQEQFLFTYDEIGTVLRTVGRNLNNFTVDCSASTTMADPYPGEDGAEVTSRTLGLKDDVTAMFGPQAVFKKGVDSYDNVEPLYNELYKRWLEQRDQLEQAQEEIIRLRNQVIDSRLSYQH; from the exons ATGCATG GAGATAGTCTTTGTAAACCCGAGGTTATGGAAGAACAGGAACAATTCTTatttacatat GACGAAATCGGCACCGTTCTGAGAACGGTCGGACgtaatttgaataactttacGGTGGATTGTTCGGCGAGTACTACCATGGCTGATCCATACCCTGGAGAAGATGGGGCAGAAGTGACGTCTCGAACTCTCGGTTTGAAAGATGATGTTACTGCAATGTTTGGACCTCAGGCTGTATTCAAGAAAG GAGTGGATAGCTATGACAATGTAGAACCTTTGTACAACGAACTATACAAACGGTGGCTCGAGCAACGGGACCAATTGGAGCAAGCACAGGAAGAGATTATCAGACTGAGGAATCAAGTAATTGATTCCAGGTTGAGTTACCAGCATTGA